Proteins encoded together in one Amblyomma americanum isolate KBUSLIRL-KWMA chromosome 1, ASM5285725v1, whole genome shotgun sequence window:
- the LOC144136105 gene encoding uncharacterized protein LOC144136105, translating to MACSGIDFQSLLWLSDMASQQQQVDAAVTTTAGVFAEADASPCDLISFEPSGDSRDTLAQTSGDARHFSPSAMPPGMESTAQPAQPCSSHAAPQPELPGQANPQEAALRNALRLTESLTGIVQNNLQTPAAVARPRLRVDLPSYGGYHDPVSANEYLDRMLNYQQATGLTDGEVLVRVVPVSLTDQAARWFRLTGHRSRTMEEFRARFREKFLPADYDRRLRRELELRTQHPDETLLEYVRAMDELYRIADPSAQNGEKVERVTRQAHPTFAAYLRGVQFRDLNDLASADKRIEADILASRAYRPPPPASQVLEPRCAWNGDTFRIRSRGAETVAFSDGQLRNGWELSDRALDPYTYAMRAAHAARSQDVRNDRPKKPLETPSAELPYQPVDRTERKSAKGTPPFPCDPLFPLRWHSAPRRHAGLPTRS from the exons ATGGCGTGCAGCGGGATTGACTTCCAGTCCCTGCTGTGGTTGTCCGATATGGCATCTCAGCAGCAACAGGTTGACGCGGCAGTAACAACTACTGCTGGCGTATTCGCAGAGGCTGACGCTAGCCCCTGCGATCTAATATCGTTTGAGCCGAGCGGTGATTCACGCGACACACTGGCTCAGACGAGCGGCGACGCTAGGCACTTCTCGCCAAGCGCTATGCCGCCAGGTATGGAGAGCACGGCGCAACCTGCGCAGCCTTGCTCATCCCACGCGGCCCCTCAGCCAGAACTTCCTGGCCAGGCCAACCCCCAAGAGGCTGCGTTGCGCAACGCCTTGCGCCTCACAGAGAGCCTCACGGGTATCGTGCAGAACAACCTGCAAACGCCCGCTGCAGTGGCGAGACCTAGGCTTCGGGTGGACCTTCCCAGCTACGGTGGCTATCATGATCCTGTCAGTGCCAACGAGTACCTCGATCGCATGCTGAACTACCAGCAGGCGACGGGGCTTACCGATGGCGAGGTTCTGGTGCGTGTCGTGCCAGTCTCACTGACAGATCAGGCTGCCCGCTGGTTCCGCCTTACTGGCCACCGGTCACGCACGATGGAGGAGTTCCGAGCGAGGTTTCGCGAGAAGTTCTTGCCCGCAGATTACGACCGTCGTCTGCGGCGCGAGTTGGAGCTGCGTACTCAGCATCCGGACGAAACCTTGCTTGAGTACGTGagggcgatggacgaactttatcgtatCGCAGACCCCTCAGCTCAAAACGGCGAGAAGGTAGAGCGCGTCACGCGACAAGCTCACCCTACCTTCGCAGCCTACCTACGAGGCGTGCAGTTCAGGGACTTAAACGACCTCGCCTCGGCAGACAAGCGCATAGAGGCGGACATACTCGCCTCCCGCGCGTATCGGCCACCACCACCAGCGTCGCAGGTACTTGAGCCGCGATGCGCCTGGAACGGAGACACTTTTCGCATTCGTTCCCGGGGTGCCGAAACGGTTGCATTCAGTGACGGgcaactgagaaacggttgggaaTTGTCTGACCGAGCTCTCGACCCGTACACGTATGCTATGCGGGCAGCACACGCTGCACGTAGCCAAG ACGTACGCAACGATCGCCCGAAAAAGCCCCTCGAAACGCCTTCGGCCGAGCTGCCATACCAGCCGGTCGACCGCACCGAGAGGAAAAGCGCGAAAGGAACCCCTCCCTTCCCGTGCGACCCCCTGTTCCCCCTGCGGTGGCActctgcgccgcggcggcatGCAGGCCTTCCCACCCGCTCCTGA
- the LOC144106718 gene encoding uncharacterized protein LOC144106718 — protein MASLYPGVALLRTADAESEPPFDASGETARLMKIHDLAEEMVAREAAGHVGDLTATTAVGGGLRGSGAPAARAKSSPDESFLMTLAESSLMPLADAADSSVRASVHKTSATESPTSREASSGNSALLGSQAAATSAGDSAEQSSSTAISQQSSGRRRKPTPHKSPGAEDPNFKGAVVHMRLLMVRGQPQLRMDHYFNNMQRRGILRPDYTELSDTEDDFQFVRRDYVEHPGKQCASCATKLTPLWRDAEDGTPLCNACGIRYKKYKVRCTGCWHIPRKNENTRSDCLECGGTLRFVVRKPFT, from the exons ATGGCGTCCTTGTACCCGGGTGTGGCCCTACTGCGCACCGCGGACGCCGAGAGCGAACCGCCTTTCGACGCTTCTGGGGAGACGGCAAGGCTCATGAAGATCCATGACTTGGCAGAAGAGATGGTGGCACGTGAAGCGGCTGGCCACGTGGGCGACTTGACTGCCACGACCGCTGTCGGTGGTGGACTCCGTGGCTCCGGGGCTCCCGCTGCACGTGCCAAGTCAAGCCCGGATGAATCATTCTTGATGACACTGGCAGAATCGTCCCTTATGCCGCTGGCCGATGCGGCGGACAGCTCGGTTCGCGCCTCTGTCCACAAGACTTCGGCGACAGAGAGTCCGACTTCAAGGGAGGCGTCATCGGGGAACTCGGCGTTACTGGGCAGCCAAGCGGCCGCCACGTCCGCTGGCGATTCCGCCGAACAGTCTTCCTCGACGGCGATTTCGCAGCAGAGTAGCGGTCGTCGCCGCAAACCTACGCCGCATAAGAGTCCCGGCGCCGAAGACCCCAACTTCAAAGGCGCTGTGGTTCATATGCGGTTGCTGATGGTTCGCGGACAACCCCAGCTCAGGATGGACCATTACTTCAA CAACATGCAGCGGAGAGGAATTCTGCGGCCAGACTACACCGAGCTCAGCGATACCGAGGACGACTTCCAGTTCGTCCGCAGGGACTACGTTGAGCATCCAG GAAAGCAATGCGCTTCGTGCGCGACCAAGCTCACGCCGCTGTGGCGAGACGCTGAGGACGGCACGCCGTTGTGCAACGCGTGCGGCATCAG GTACAAGAAGTACAAAGTGCGCTGTACCGGCTGCTGGCACATCCCCAGGAAGAACGAGAACACGCGCAGCGACTGCTTGGAGTGCGGCGGCACACTCCGGTTCGTCGTGCGCAAGCCGTTCACCTGA